The following proteins are co-located in the Enoplosus armatus isolate fEnoArm2 chromosome 8, fEnoArm2.hap1, whole genome shotgun sequence genome:
- the LOC139289547 gene encoding vesicle-associated membrane protein-associated protein B/C-like isoform X2, with translation MARTEQVLVLEPQHELKFRGPFTDVVTATLKLTNPTDRNVCFKVKTTAPRRYCVRPNSGIIDSGTSVNVSVMLQPFDYDPNEKSKHKFMVQSMLAPYDMTDMEGVWKEAKPEELMDSKLRCAFEMPLENDKTTEHSALPKSASASLDDGEVKKIMEECKRLQMEVQRLREENKQIREDDGLRKRKVTSVAAPHSSSMATSAMRDEGLSTRVLALCVLFFVIGVIIGKLAL, from the exons ATGGCCAGAACAGAACAAGTCCTGGTGCTAGAGCCACAACACGAACTGAAATTCAGAG GCCCATTTACAGATGTCGTCACTGCCACTCTGAAGCTCACCAACCCCACAgatagaaatgtgtgtttcaaagTCAAGACAACTGCGCCTCGCAGATACTGTGTGCGCCCAAACAGTGGCATCATTGACTCTGGCACCTCCGTCAATGTTTCTG TTATGCTACAGCCTTTTGACTACGATCCCAATGAAAAGAGTAAACACAAATTCATGGTGCAGTCCATGCTGGCTCCATACGACATGACTGACATGGAAGGAGTT TGGAAGGAGGCAAAGCCTGAAGAGCTGATGGATTCAAAGTTGAGATGTGCATTTGAGATGCCTctagaaaatgacaaaact ACTGAGCACTCCGCGCTGCCCAAGTCGGCCAGTGCCTCGCTGGATGACGGAGAGGTGAAGAAGATCATGGAGGAGTGCAAGCGCCTGCAGATGGAGGTGCAGAGGCTAcgggaagaaaacaaacagatcagG GAGGACGACGGGCTGCGGAAGAGAAAGGTGACCTCAGTGGCCGCTCCTCACTCTTCTTCCATGGCGACCTCGGCCATGAGGGACGAAGGCCTAAGCACCCGTGTCCTGGCGCTCTGCGTGCTCTTCTTTGTCATTGGAGTCATCATTGGCAAGCTGGCcctgtag
- the LOC139289547 gene encoding vesicle-associated membrane protein-associated protein B/C-like isoform X1 — translation MARTEQVLVLEPQHELKFRGPFTDVVTATLKLTNPTDRNVCFKVKTTAPRRYCVRPNSGIIDSGTSVNVSVMLQPFDYDPNEKSKHKFMVQSMLAPYDMTDMEGVWKEAKPEELMDSKLRCAFEMPLENDKTHESESNKTSSSSSSASSVKTEHSALPKSASASLDDGEVKKIMEECKRLQMEVQRLREENKQIREDDGLRKRKVTSVAAPHSSSMATSAMRDEGLSTRVLALCVLFFVIGVIIGKLAL, via the exons ATGGCCAGAACAGAACAAGTCCTGGTGCTAGAGCCACAACACGAACTGAAATTCAGAG GCCCATTTACAGATGTCGTCACTGCCACTCTGAAGCTCACCAACCCCACAgatagaaatgtgtgtttcaaagTCAAGACAACTGCGCCTCGCAGATACTGTGTGCGCCCAAACAGTGGCATCATTGACTCTGGCACCTCCGTCAATGTTTCTG TTATGCTACAGCCTTTTGACTACGATCCCAATGAAAAGAGTAAACACAAATTCATGGTGCAGTCCATGCTGGCTCCATACGACATGACTGACATGGAAGGAGTT TGGAAGGAGGCAAAGCCTGAAGAGCTGATGGATTCAAAGTTGAGATGTGCATTTGAGATGCCTctagaaaatgacaaaact CATGAGAGTGAAAGCAACAaaacttcttcctcttcttcctctgcctcctctgttaAGACTGAGCACTCCGCGCTGCCCAAGTCGGCCAGTGCCTCGCTGGATGACGGAGAGGTGAAGAAGATCATGGAGGAGTGCAAGCGCCTGCAGATGGAGGTGCAGAGGCTAcgggaagaaaacaaacagatcagG GAGGACGACGGGCTGCGGAAGAGAAAGGTGACCTCAGTGGCCGCTCCTCACTCTTCTTCCATGGCGACCTCGGCCATGAGGGACGAAGGCCTAAGCACCCGTGTCCTGGCGCTCTGCGTGCTCTTCTTTGTCATTGGAGTCATCATTGGCAAGCTGGCcctgtag